Proteins co-encoded in one Gossypium arboreum isolate Shixiya-1 chromosome 11, ASM2569848v2, whole genome shotgun sequence genomic window:
- the LOC108472091 gene encoding uncharacterized protein LOC108472091, which yields MDQDENQQVKYPKPADILDLSVVSSADNSRVTTQIQKQIKQRAAMCEEEWRIRGELESEIERDLEEEIKDGIYHLAFRLHRLYQHKRERNADDISESAHKQKDKTLSEVNICIKMEGGTKIEIKETKKEALNDGKGQRIRPRSSRSRNGKGMLGSKSNGKKFDWAKSLRAGTDPEAKVPCNGRGFSMNRSLENTRRKLVSATGSVLRKGNIGVNNKVLELGWKW from the exons ATGGACCAGGACGAGAACCAGCAGGTCAAATACCCCAAACCAGCGGATATACTAG ATTTATCTGTTGTATCATCCGCTGATAATTCCAGGGTGACCACTCAAATCCAGAAGCAGATAAAGCAAAGGGCAGCCATGTGCGAAGAGGAGTGGAGAATTCGAGGCGAGCTTGAAAGTGAAATAGAAAGAGATTTGGAAGAAGAGATTAAAGATGGAATATACCATCTGGCATTTAGATTGCACCGCCTTTATCAGCACAAAAGAGAAAGGAATGCTGATGACATATCAGAATCTGCGCATAAACAAAAAGACAAAACACTTTCTGAGGTGAATATTTGTATAAAAATGGAGGGTGGAACCAAGATAGAGATAAAAGAGACAAAGAAAGAAGCTCTTAATGATGGAAAAGGTCAGCGTATTCGACCCCGCAGTTCAAGATCAAGAAATGGGAAAGGCATGCTTGGGTCTAAGTCCAATGGTAAGAAGTTTGATTGGGCTAAGAGTCTGAGAGCAGGGACTGACCCTGAAGCTAAGGTACCATGCAATGGACGTGGATTCAGCATGAATCGTAGCCTTGAAAACACGAGGAGAAAATTGGTCAGTGCCACAGGCTCAGTGCTGAGAAAAGGAAATATTGGTGTAAATAACAAGGTTCTTGAGCTGGGATGGAAATGGTAA